A single genomic interval of Halorubrum aethiopicum harbors:
- a CDS encoding 30S ribosomal protein S3 encodes MADEHQFIEDGLRRSQINEFFADELGRAGYGGMDVAKTPMGTQIVLKAEKPGMVIGKGGKNIRKITTELEDRFDMDDPQIDVQEVDEPDLNAQIVADRLANALERGWYFRKAGHTTIDRIMDAGALGAEIVLSGKVTGARSRVEKFNRGYIKHNGEPAEEVVDHGKGVAVMKLGTIGVNVKIIPPGAELPDDFGVREDAEVPEVDQADAAGDEGVESLLEEEPEEVPDVGDDDEDVAVPDEDPADVIDEEIVEEVVEETGETATEATDAPAEEPVETGDVDEESEELDELDEEIESEAADLVAEMEAADEEAEEDE; translated from the coding sequence ATGGCTGACGAACACCAATTCATCGAGGACGGCCTTCGCCGTTCACAGATCAACGAGTTCTTCGCGGACGAGCTCGGCCGAGCCGGCTACGGCGGCATGGACGTCGCCAAGACGCCGATGGGCACGCAGATCGTCCTGAAGGCCGAGAAGCCCGGCATGGTGATCGGGAAGGGCGGGAAGAACATCCGCAAGATCACCACCGAGCTCGAGGACCGCTTCGACATGGACGACCCGCAGATCGACGTTCAGGAGGTCGACGAGCCCGACCTGAACGCCCAGATCGTCGCGGACCGGCTCGCGAACGCCTTAGAGCGCGGCTGGTACTTCCGGAAGGCGGGCCACACCACGATCGACCGGATCATGGACGCCGGAGCGCTCGGCGCGGAGATCGTCCTCTCCGGGAAGGTCACCGGGGCGCGCTCGCGCGTCGAGAAGTTCAACCGCGGCTACATCAAGCACAACGGCGAGCCCGCGGAGGAGGTCGTCGACCACGGCAAGGGCGTCGCGGTGATGAAGCTCGGCACCATCGGGGTCAACGTCAAGATCATCCCGCCGGGCGCGGAGCTGCCCGACGACTTCGGCGTCCGCGAGGACGCCGAGGTGCCCGAGGTCGACCAGGCCGACGCGGCCGGCGACGAGGGCGTCGAGTCGCTCCTCGAGGAGGAGCCGGAAGAGGTTCCGGACGTCGGGGACGACGACGAGGACGTGGCGGTCCCGGACGAGGACCCGGCCGACGTCATCGACGAGGAGATCGTCGAGGAGGTCGTCGAGGAGACGGGCGAGACCGCGACGGAGGCGACGGACGCCCCCGCGGAGGAGCCGGTCGAGACCGGCGACGTCGACGAGGAGTCCGAGGAGCTCGACGAGCTCGACGAGGAGATCGAATCGGAGGCGGCCGACCTGGTCGCCGAGATGGAGGCGGCCGACGAGGAAGCCGAGGAGGACGAATAA
- the rpmC gene encoding 50S ribosomal protein L29: MAILYTDEIRDMTAAEREVELEELETELLNTKAQQAAGGMPESPGRVNELKKTIARIKTIQAEEGDFDDE, from the coding sequence ATGGCGATCCTCTACACCGACGAGATCCGCGACATGACCGCGGCGGAGCGGGAGGTCGAACTCGAGGAGCTCGAGACCGAACTCCTCAACACGAAGGCACAGCAGGCGGCCGGCGGGATGCCCGAGAGCCCCGGCCGCGTGAACGAGCTGAAGAAGACGATCGCCCGGATCAAGACGATCCAGGCGGAAGAAGGCGACTTCGACGACGAGTAA
- a CDS encoding ribonuclease P protein component 1, which translates to MISPETLARHELVGLPVRVADADSDAHVGIAGRVLYETERTLVVRTGSGESDKRVPKSGTTFEFAVVETATARTDEAADDGQSSGSASQLGSDTAGVRPRQSGPSGSTRVVDGDDADPASRRGECKDAVYVTVDGTRLRDRPAERTERGVSQWR; encoded by the coding sequence ATGATCTCCCCCGAAACGCTCGCACGGCACGAACTCGTCGGCCTCCCGGTTCGGGTGGCCGACGCCGACAGCGACGCCCACGTCGGGATCGCCGGTCGCGTGCTGTACGAGACGGAACGCACCCTCGTGGTGCGGACCGGATCGGGGGAAAGCGACAAGCGCGTGCCCAAGTCGGGCACGACCTTCGAGTTCGCGGTCGTCGAGACGGCGACCGCACGCACAGATGAAGCCGCCGACGACGGCCAGTCGTCGGGGTCCGCGTCCCAACTCGGGTCGGATACTGCGGGGGTCCGCCCCCGTCAGTCCGGCCCGTCCGGGTCCACACGCGTCGTCGACGGTGACGATGCGGATCCGGCGAGCCGGCGAGGCGAGTGCAAAGACGCGGTCTACGTAACGGTGGATGGCACGCGGCTGCGGGACCGGCCCGCCGAACGCACCGAACGAGGTGTCTCACAATGGCGATAG
- a CDS encoding 30S ribosomal protein S17 → MAIGIDVPMPPEPDDPEDYDYEKCPFYGQLPVRGQLREGTVVSTDMEKTVIVEREYDVFVPKYDRYMKRRSRIPAHVPGVLDSLEEGDEVTIAETRPLSKTKSHVVVENLSGDQ, encoded by the coding sequence ATGGCGATAGGAATCGACGTACCCATGCCTCCGGAGCCAGACGACCCGGAGGATTACGACTACGAGAAGTGCCCGTTCTACGGGCAGCTTCCCGTCCGCGGCCAGCTCCGAGAGGGGACGGTCGTGTCGACGGATATGGAAAAGACCGTCATCGTCGAGCGAGAATACGACGTGTTCGTACCGAAATACGACCGGTACATGAAGCGTCGGTCGCGCATCCCGGCACACGTGCCGGGCGTGCTCGACTCGCTCGAGGAAGGTGACGAAGTGACGATCGCGGAGACGCGGCCGCTCTCGAAGACGAAATCACACGTCGTCGTCGAGAACCTGTCGGGTGATCAGTGA
- a CDS encoding 50S ribosomal protein L14 — translation MEALKADVTQGLSKGSLITCADNTGARELKVISVAGYSGTKNRHPKAGIGDKVTVSVTKGTPEMRRQVLEAVVVRQRKPIRRPDGTRVRFEDNAAVIIDDLDEPRGTEIKGPVAREVAERYGSIASTATMIV, via the coding sequence ATGGAGGCGCTCAAGGCCGACGTCACGCAGGGGCTCTCGAAGGGCTCTCTCATCACGTGCGCCGACAACACGGGCGCGCGTGAGCTGAAGGTGATCTCCGTCGCCGGCTACTCCGGCACGAAGAACCGCCACCCGAAGGCGGGCATCGGCGACAAGGTGACCGTCTCGGTCACGAAGGGGACGCCGGAGATGCGGCGGCAGGTGCTGGAGGCGGTCGTCGTCCGCCAGCGCAAGCCGATCCGCCGTCCCGACGGCACGCGCGTCCGGTTCGAGGACAACGCGGCCGTGATCATCGACGACCTCGACGAGCCGCGGGGCACGGAGATCAAAGGCCCCGTCGCCCGCGAGGTCGCCGAACGCTACGGGAGCATCGCGTCCACCGCGACGATGATCGTGTAA
- the rplX gene encoding 50S ribosomal protein L24, whose protein sequence is MTKQPRKQRKQSETAPLHERQRKVRSPLTPELREEYGQRNVRVNAGDTVEVLRGDAAGTEAEVLSVDLSAERITVEDVTVERADGEEAPRPIPASNVRVTELDLSDDRREARLQEDNE, encoded by the coding sequence ATGACGAAACAGCCACGCAAACAACGAAAACAGTCGGAGACCGCGCCGCTTCACGAGCGGCAACGGAAGGTCCGATCCCCGCTCACGCCCGAGCTCCGCGAGGAGTACGGCCAGCGGAACGTCCGCGTCAACGCGGGCGACACCGTCGAGGTGCTCCGCGGCGACGCCGCGGGGACCGAAGCGGAGGTCCTCTCGGTGGATCTGTCCGCCGAGCGGATCACCGTCGAGGACGTCACCGTCGAGCGAGCGGACGGGGAAGAGGCTCCCCGTCCGATCCCGGCGAGCAACGTCCGCGTGACGGAGCTGGACCTCTCGGACGACCGCCGCGAGGCGCGGCTCCAGGAGGACAACGAATGA
- a CDS encoding 30S ribosomal protein S4e produces the protein MTRHQKRLAVPNSWPVERKTQTFTVKAGAGPHGEAGVPLVVLLRDVLGYVDSTKEARYALNNDSVLVNGDAVSDEQRPIGMFDILAFPVRGEYFRVFPDEGGRLALTPVDEESAGSRLGKVANKAVVPGGDVQLTLHDGTNVRVDAGTEYDTKDSIVIDNESKEVVAHFEYEEGALVTAIAGQHAGQIGEIEAIDVTLGSGSNTVVVGDGEDRYETVEEYVVVIDENFTDDDTDDADEAGETDE, from the coding sequence ATGACGCGACATCAGAAACGACTGGCGGTACCGAACTCCTGGCCGGTCGAGCGGAAGACCCAGACGTTCACCGTGAAGGCCGGCGCAGGCCCCCACGGCGAGGCTGGCGTCCCGCTCGTCGTCCTGCTGCGGGACGTGCTCGGCTACGTCGACTCGACGAAGGAAGCGCGCTACGCGCTGAACAACGACTCGGTCCTCGTGAACGGGGACGCGGTGTCGGACGAGCAGCGTCCGATCGGGATGTTCGACATCCTGGCGTTCCCCGTCCGCGGGGAGTACTTCCGCGTGTTCCCCGACGAGGGGGGTCGACTCGCGTTAACGCCCGTCGACGAGGAGTCCGCGGGCAGCCGGCTCGGGAAGGTGGCGAACAAGGCGGTCGTCCCCGGCGGGGACGTCCAGCTGACGCTTCACGACGGGACGAACGTCCGCGTGGACGCCGGCACCGAGTACGACACCAAGGACTCGATCGTCATCGACAACGAGTCGAAGGAGGTCGTCGCCCACTTCGAGTACGAGGAGGGTGCCCTGGTCACCGCCATCGCCGGCCAGCACGCCGGTCAGATCGGCGAGATCGAGGCGATCGACGTCACCCTCGGCTCCGGCTCCAACACGGTCGTCGTCGGCGACGGCGAGGACCGCTACGAGACGGTCGAGGAGTACGTCGTCGTCATCGACGAGAACTTCACCGACGACGACACCGACGACGCCGACGAGGCGGGTGAGACGGATGAGTGA
- a CDS encoding 50S ribosomal protein L5 — translation MSDAESASHEMREPYLEKVVVHMGVGQGGEPLADAENIIEEVTGQQSVRTTSKRTIAEFGIRKGDPIGVKVTLRGEDAHAFLETALDLVDVSSSQFDDTGNLSFGVEDHTDFPSQEYDPNIGIYGLDVTTTIVRPGYRVSKRDKVTRSIPSNHRMTAEDAIAFLETNFDVEVTE, via the coding sequence ATGAGTGACGCCGAGAGCGCGTCCCACGAGATGCGCGAGCCGTACCTGGAGAAGGTCGTCGTCCACATGGGCGTCGGTCAGGGCGGGGAGCCGCTCGCGGACGCCGAGAACATCATCGAGGAGGTCACCGGCCAGCAGTCGGTCCGGACCACCTCCAAGCGCACCATCGCCGAGTTCGGGATCCGCAAGGGCGACCCGATCGGCGTCAAGGTGACGCTGCGCGGCGAGGACGCCCACGCGTTCCTCGAGACGGCGCTCGATCTGGTCGACGTCTCGTCGAGCCAGTTCGACGACACGGGGAACCTGAGCTTCGGGGTCGAGGACCACACCGACTTCCCGAGCCAGGAGTACGACCCGAACATCGGCATCTACGGGCTCGACGTGACGACGACCATCGTCCGACCGGGCTACCGCGTCTCCAAGCGCGACAAGGTGACCCGGTCGATCCCGTCGAACCACCGGATGACCGCCGAGGACGCCATCGCGTTCCTCGAAACGAACTTCGACGTTGAGGTAACGGAATGA
- a CDS encoding 30S ribosomal protein S14: MSEANNETGEHAAKRTGQQHECRRCGREQGLVGKYDINLCRQCFREVARDMGFEKYS; the protein is encoded by the coding sequence ATGAGCGAAGCGAACAACGAGACGGGCGAGCACGCGGCGAAACGCACCGGCCAGCAACACGAGTGCCGGCGCTGTGGCCGCGAGCAGGGGTTAGTCGGGAAGTACGACATCAACCTCTGCCGGCAGTGCTTCCGCGAGGTCGCTCGAGACATGGGATTCGAGAAGTACAGCTGA
- a CDS encoding 30S ribosomal protein S8 encodes MTGNDPFANALAGMDNAESVGHLSYTVEPASNIIGSVLEVLYDRGYVDGFEYVDDGKAGRFEVELKGAINECGAVKPRYSAGADDFEKWEKRYLPARDYGTLVVTTSHGVMSHYEAREEGIGGQVIAYVY; translated from the coding sequence ATGACAGGAAACGATCCATTCGCCAACGCACTCGCCGGCATGGACAACGCCGAGAGCGTTGGCCACCTGTCGTACACGGTAGAGCCCGCTTCGAACATCATCGGCTCCGTCCTCGAGGTCCTCTACGACCGCGGGTACGTCGACGGCTTCGAGTACGTCGACGACGGGAAAGCCGGGAGGTTCGAGGTCGAACTGAAAGGCGCGATCAACGAATGTGGCGCCGTCAAGCCCCGCTACTCGGCGGGCGCGGACGACTTCGAGAAGTGGGAGAAGCGATACCTCCCCGCCCGTGACTACGGGACGCTGGTCGTCACGACGAGCCACGGCGTCATGAGCCACTACGAGGCCCGCGAGGAGGGCATCGGCGGCCAAGTGATCGCATACGTCTACTAA
- a CDS encoding 50S ribosomal protein L6 — MNRVEIEIPDDVSAETDHLELTVEGPNGSVTRRLWYPDIDVSVEDGAVVIASENEDAKTNATVGTFESHVSNMIHGVTEGWEYTMEVYYAHFPMQVGVEGEEVVIENFLGEKAQRRTPIRGDTDVQVDGETVTLSGSDKEAVGQTAADIEQLTKVTDKDTRVFQDGVYIVEKPTGGA; from the coding sequence ATGAACAGAGTCGAAATCGAGATTCCGGACGACGTCTCCGCCGAGACCGATCACCTCGAACTCACCGTCGAGGGTCCAAACGGGAGCGTCACGCGACGCCTCTGGTACCCCGACATCGACGTGTCGGTCGAGGACGGCGCTGTCGTTATCGCCTCGGAGAACGAGGACGCGAAGACGAACGCCACGGTCGGCACCTTCGAGAGCCACGTCTCCAACATGATCCACGGCGTGACCGAGGGATGGGAGTACACGATGGAGGTGTACTACGCCCACTTCCCGATGCAGGTCGGCGTGGAGGGCGAGGAGGTCGTCATCGAGAACTTCCTCGGCGAGAAGGCGCAGCGACGCACCCCGATCCGCGGAGACACGGACGTACAGGTAGACGGCGAGACGGTCACGCTGTCGGGCTCCGACAAGGAGGCCGTCGGGCAGACCGCCGCCGACATCGAACAGCTGACCAAGGTGACCGACAAGGACACGCGCGTCTTCCAGGACGGCGTGTACATCGTCGAGAAGCCGACCGGAGGTGCCTGA